Proteins co-encoded in one Quercus robur chromosome 8, dhQueRobu3.1, whole genome shotgun sequence genomic window:
- the LOC126697608 gene encoding uncharacterized protein LOC126697608, whose product MEGPMKHICCLVFLVILGIAGFDGVYGAGECGKSSPEAEAWKLAPCVSAAQDVNAQVSDRCCSQVKKIGQKPSCLCAAMLSNTAKSSGVKPEVAVTIPKRCNIADRPVGYKCGAYTLP is encoded by the exons ATGGAAGGTCCAATGAAGCACATTTGTTGTCTAGTGTTTCTTGTAATCCTAGGAATTGCTGGGTTTGATGGGGTTTATGGGGCTGGTGAATGTGGGAAATCTTCGCCTGAGGCAGAGGCTTGGAAGCTGGCTCCCTGTGTATCAGCAGCACAGGATGTGAATGCTCAAGTTTCTGATAGGTGCTGCAGTCAAGTGAAAAAGATTGGCCAGAAACCAAGCTGTCTTTGTGCTGCTATGCTTTCTAATACAGCTAAAAGTTCCGGAGTTAAACCAGAGGTTGCGGTGACCATTCCCAAACGATGCAATATTGCTGATCGTCCTGTGGGATACAAGTGTGGAG CTTATACATTGCCTTGA
- the LOC126697610 gene encoding putative lipid-transfer protein DIR1 produces MRAPTKYICFLMFLMILRIAGVFGAGECGKSSIDNEVMRLAPCALAAHDEKAEVSDKCCTVVKDIDVCCLCAIMLSNVAKSSGIKPEVAITIPKRCNIANRPVGYKCGAYTLP; encoded by the exons ATGAGAGCTCCCACGAAGTACATTTGCTTTCTAATGTTTCTTATGATTCTAAGAATTGCTGGGGTTTTTGGGGCGGGTGAATGTGGGAAATCATCCATTGACAATGAGGTTATGAGGCTAGCTCCCTGTGCATTGGCAGCACATGATGAGAAAGCTGAAGTCTCAGATAAGTGCTGCACTGTGGTGAAAGATATCGACGTATGCTGCCTTTGTGCCATCATGCTTTCCAATGTAGCTAAGAGTTCAGGAATCAAGCCAGAAGTTGCAATTACCATACCTAAAAGGTGCAACATTGCTAATCGCCCTGTTGGTTACAAGTGTGGAG CTTATACATTGCCTTGA
- the LOC126697606 gene encoding uncharacterized protein LOC126697606, with product MPTGTSVHVTALDGIVNVNSLFTLAVFVGLTWNPNDPSNALIKDQACAAGPSKAEDLVAFHVYSFSSFLFSSLIALGLKQAIRISKSPTFHPYEFIARTHKSFLRVGMLVSGVGSFCGCGFLMMALVNVVQIKLGTLACGNSSDSFAAVIPLVILVPIALLIYASIILYAFSR from the coding sequence ATGCCGACCGGCACCAGCGTTCACGTCACCGCCTTAGACGGCATAGTAAACGTGAACTCCCTCTTCACCTTAGCCGTATTCGTAGGCCTAACCTGGAACCCAAACGACCCGAGCAACGCCCTCATCAAAGACCAAGCTTGCGCCGCGGGTCCCTCCAAAGCCGAAGACCTCGTGGCCTTCCATGTCTACTCCTTCAGCTCTTTCCTCTTCTCCAGCCTCATCGCTTTGGGTCTCAAACAGGCCATCCGGATCTCCAAAAGCCCAACCTTCCACCCGTACGAGTTCATTGCCCGCACCCACAAGTCCTTCCTCCGGGTCGGGATGTTGGTCTCGGGTGTCGGTTCGTTTTGCGGGTGCGGGTTCCTGATGATGGCTCTGGTTAACGTGGTCCAGATCAAGCTTGGGACTTTGGCTTGTGGAAACTCATCAGATAGCTTTGCAGCCGTGATTCCTCTTGTCATTTTGGTCCCCATTGCGCTTCTCATTTATGCTTCTATCATTTTGTACGCTTTTAGTCGCTag
- the LOC126697605 gene encoding rop guanine nucleotide exchange factor 5, with amino-acid sequence METSVKKSEKSQKRKDGSGSFGSSTESRESSCCRSSSEASSEEAKAKGSSSPPLLGWPIHKAAQVSKSSVPDVGEAEKKDDSKFKKMGSKNSEMDMMKERFAKLLLGEDMSGSGKGVCSALAISNAITNLCATIFGQLWRLEPLPTEKKSMWRREMEWLLCVSDHIVELIPSWQTFPDGSKLEVMTCRPRLDIFMNLPALRKLDNMLLDILDSFTSTEFWYVDQGIVAPDADGSASFRKALQRQEEKWWLPVPRVPAGGISENSRKQLQHTRECTNQILKAAMAINSIALADMEVPESYLEALPKNGRACLGEVIYRYITSDQFSAECLLDCLDLSSEHVALEIANRVEASIYVWRRRAHSNSRLPPNPNRSTAKSSWELVKDLMVDGDKREFLAERAEGLLLCLKQRFPGLTQTTLDTSKIQCNKDVGKSILESYSRVLESLAFNIVARIDDLLYVDDLTKHSDRLSSTPTVSVISHKTVSIPYSVSVSSTPYKTTTFSTPSFSPMPVISPARGERTPFLISSSNNNNNNNNNNNQIKPHRRGFGVKKALTNYLGVDTKARICGNPSETLAANPNQSNTERLGYQKESSAQQKGPKYRQEL; translated from the exons ATGGAAACTTCGGTAAAGAAGAGTGAAAAATCTCAAAAGAGAAAAGATGGGTCTGGATCTTTTGGTTCGAGCACTGAGTCTAGAGAGAGCAGTTGTTGCAGATCGAGCTCAGAGGCCTCGAGTGAGGAAGCGAAAGCAAAAGGGTCTTCTTCGCCGCCACTGTTGGGTTGGCCTATCCACAAGGCTGCTCAAGTGAGCAAAAGCTCGGTTCCTGATGTGGGTGAAGCTGAAAAGAAAGACGATTCGAAGTTTAAGAAAATGGGTTCCAAAAATTCAG AGATGGATATGATGAAGGAAAGGTTTGCAAAATTGTTGCTTGGTGAAGACATGTCAGGGTCTGGAAAAGGAGTTTGCTCAGCATTAGCTATCTCAAATGCCATTACCAATCTCTGTG CTACCATTTTTGGGCAATTATGGAGATTGGAACCCTTGCCTACTGAGAAGAAATCGATGTGGCGAAGAGAGATGGAGTGGCTACTTTGTGTCAGTGATCACATTGTTGAACTGATTCCCAGTTGGCAAACATTTCCTGATGGAAGCAAACTTGAG GTCATGACTTGCAGGCCAAGATTGGATATTTTTATGAATCTCCCGGCTCTGCGTAAACTAGACAACATGCTTCTT GATATATTAGATAGCTTCACCAGTACGGAGTTTTGGTATGTTGATCAAGGTATAGTAGCCCCAGATGCAGATGGGTCAGCCTCTTTTCGCAAAGCACTTCAGAGGCAAGAGGAGAAATGGTGGCTACCTGTACCCCGTGTCCCTGCTGGTGGAATCAGCGAAAATTCGAGAAAACAATTGCAGCACACACGTGAATGCacaaatcaaatattaaaagCTGCAATGGCCATAAACAGCATAGCTTTAGCAGATATGGAAGTTCCTGAGTCATACTTGGAAGCTCTTCCTAAG AATGGAAGAGCCTGTCTAGGGGAAGTTATCTACCGCTACATCACATCAGATCAATTCTCTGCGGAGTGCCTACTTGATTGCCTGGACTTATCCTCAGAACATGTTGCTCTAGAGATTGCCAACCGTGTGGAAGCCTCAATATATGTATGGCGTCGAAGAGCTCACTCTAATTCTAGACTCCCACCCAATCCAAACCGCTCCACAGCAAAGTCCTCATGGGAGCTGGTCAAGGACCTAATGGTTGATGGGGACAAGAGGGAATTTCTGGCAGAAAGAGCTGAGGGCCTCCTGCTTTGCTTGAAGCAGCGGTTCCCTGGTCTAACTCAAACTACTCTTGATACCAGCAAGATCCAGTGCAACAAG GATGTTGGAAAATCCATTCTTGAGAGTTATTCAAGAGTTTTGGAGAGCTTGGCATTCAATATTGTGGCTCGTATAGATGATTTACTCTATGTAGATGATTTGACCAAACATTCAGATAGACTTTCATCGACTCCTACCGTCAGTGTCATTTCTCATAAGACAGTTTCAATCCCATACTCAGTGTCCGTCTCGAGCACTCCATACAAAACAACAACGTTTTCCACTCCGAGCTTTTCACCTATGCCAGTCATTAGCCCTGCCAGGGGAGAGAGAACTCCTTTTCTCAttagcagcagcaacaacaacaacaacaacaacaacaacaacaaccaaatcAAGCCTCACCGTCGTGGATTTGGAGTGAAAAAAGCTTTGACAAATTATCTTGGCGTTGACACAAAGGCAAGGATCTGCGGCAATCCAAGTGAAACTTTAGctgcaaatccaaatcaaagtAACACAGAACGTTTGGGATATCAAAAGGAATCATCAGCCCAGCAAAAGGGGCCCAAATATCGCCAGGAACTCTGA
- the LOC126697609 gene encoding uncharacterized protein LOC126697609, whose amino-acid sequence MEGPMKHICCLVFLVILGIAGFDGVYGAGECGKSSPEAEAWKLAPCVSAAQDVNAEVSDRCCSQVKKIGQNPSCLCAAMLSNTAKSSGVKPEVAVTIPKRCNIADRPVGYKCGAYTLP is encoded by the exons ATGGAAGGTCCAATGAAGCACATTTGTTGTCTAGTGTTTCTTGTAATCCTAGGAATTGCTGGGTTTGATGGGGTTTATGGGGCTGGTGAATGTGGGAAATCTTCGCCTGAGGCAGAGGCTTGGAAGCTGGCTCCCTGTGTATCAGCAGCACAGGATGTGAATGCTGAAGTTTCTGATAGGTGCTGCAGTCAAGTGAAAAAGATTGGCCAGAACCCAAGCTGCCTTTGTGCTGCTATGCTTTCTAATACAGCTAAAAGTTCCGGAGTTAAACCAGAAGTTGCGGTGACCATTCCCAAACGATGCAATATTGCTGATCGTCCTGTGGGATACAAGTGTGGAG CTTATACATTGCCTTGA